A region of Alkalinema sp. FACHB-956 DNA encodes the following proteins:
- a CDS encoding DUF2231 domain-containing protein, whose protein sequence is MDLNLIDQLKDHLGQNGLPYAIPIHPNLVHLTLGLFIAAIAFDIVGVFFPLEKPVFKFLAIPATRSSFFDVGWYNIVAAAIITFFTVAAGFYEILLATPPTDVTSAWGLQAMETMLWHGVGGVILLLLIVAMTVWRGFQRFLWRKDQAQQVQWSYLLAGIGIFALMFVHGTLGAQLAAEFGVHITADRLLRIGEDPNLLLR, encoded by the coding sequence ATGGATCTGAACTTAATCGATCAGCTGAAGGATCACCTGGGTCAGAACGGCCTGCCCTACGCCATTCCCATTCACCCCAATCTCGTTCACTTGACCCTGGGGCTGTTTATCGCCGCGATCGCTTTTGATATCGTTGGCGTGTTCTTTCCCCTGGAAAAACCTGTCTTCAAGTTTTTGGCGATTCCTGCCACCCGATCGAGCTTCTTTGATGTGGGATGGTACAACATCGTTGCGGCAGCCATCATTACCTTTTTTACCGTTGCCGCTGGGTTCTACGAGATCTTGCTAGCAACACCGCCCACCGATGTTACGAGTGCCTGGGGGTTACAGGCCATGGAAACCATGCTCTGGCATGGAGTGGGCGGGGTGATCCTGTTATTGCTGATTGTAGCAATGACCGTCTGGAGAGGGTTTCAGCGGTTTCTCTGGCGCAAAGACCAAGCCCAGCAAGTGCAGTGGAGTTACCTCCTGGCAGGGATAGGGATCTTTGCGTTGATGTTTGTCCATGGGACGCTAGGGGCGCAACTGGCCGCGGAATTTGGCGTGCATATCACCGCCGATCGCCTGTTGCGCATCGGTGAAGATCCCAATTTGCTGTTGCGGTGA